The Novosphingobium terrae genome segment ATCAAACCGTGGTAAAAACGTGCTACCCTTTTCGCGTTGCTCGGCATCGGCGCCTGTCATCTTTGTATCTTCCTTGTTCTGCGGCAGCGCATGCCAGTCCTTTGTTGCAGGATAACCACATATGGGGGCCAAAATCCACACGAAGCGGACGCGCCTCTTTATCTTTGTCCGATTTGGGCCGATCACACTCTCACGGCCTTGAGGGAGGCCGAACACCGACAGGTGCCATCATCCGCTGAGGAATTTGAGGGAATTCCACGCAGATGACGTCAAGCGCCACGGTTCAGGGAAAATGATCGCATAGCGGTCGCATGAGTGTCGCTTTGCGGCGGATGATCGAGACTGCCAGGCAGCCGATCATCTCCGTCGCCGGGAGACAGAAGACAGATCAGGCGTAACGACGTGGAACAGGGGCCATTGTCGTTATCAGCGCAAGGATTGTGTTGAACCGGTGGCAAGGGGCCGGTTTGCTGATCCGCCAGTCGCCGCCTCATGTTTCGTCACGTGAGCGCCCGAGGATCAACCTCGGGCGCTTTCGTGTTTTCAGGCTAAATGACGCGGGCAAAACAGGCGATTCGCACCGCGCGCGCGCCAGCGGCCAGCAGCGCGTCGACACAGGCATCGCTGGTGGCGCCGCTGGTCAGCACATCATCCACCAGCAACACGGAGCGATCCTGCAGCAAGCGGCGGGGATGCGCTGTGATCGCCCCCTGCAGCGCCTGAGCCCGCTCGGCCCGGTCCAGCCCGCCCAGCGAGGGGGTGCGGCGGCGGCGGATCAGCGCATCGACCATCAGCCTTCCCCCCGTCAGCCGCGCCAATTCGCGCGCCAGCAAGGCAGACTGATTGTAGCCGCGCCGCCAGAGCCGCCAGCGATGCAGCGGCACCGGCACCAGCGCCCAATGCGCGAGATTGCGTTCCGGCAGGCGGGTGGCGATCATGCGCGCCATCATCGCGGCGAGCGCGATCTGGCGGCCATGCTTCAGCCGCAGCACCAGTTGCCGCGAGACCGCATCGTAACAGGTGGCGGCCACGATCCCGCCATGGCGTGGCGGCGCGGTGACGCAGCTTTCGCAGCGTGGCGGCCCTTCCGGCGAGATCGGCGTAGAACACAGATCGCAAGAAGGATCGCCCGGAAAGCTGAGTTGCCCCCAGCAAGCGCCGCACAAGCCATCATGCCCCGCCAGCATCCCCCCGCAGAGCGGACAGCGCGGCGGGAAGACCGCATCGATCAGCGGCGCCAGCGCCTGTCTCGGTGCCAAGGAAGCCATGGCGTGATGCTAACGCGCCGCTCCGCATGCGCAAGCCTTGCGCTGACGCGCTGCGCGCGGCAGGGAGGCGAGCATGAGTTCCGCCAGCCAGCCCCCCGCCCCGCCCAAGATCTTTTCCGCGCGCCGTCGCGCCGCCGTGCGCCAGCGCATGCAGGCTTTGCAAAGCCGCGCTGATGCCGCCCGCTGGCTGGCCGACGATCGGGTGGAGGATGTGCTGGATCGCCTCGCTTTCCTGCGCCACCAGCCCGGGCGGGCTCTGGTGATGGGGGATGATGGCGGCGCGCTGGCCCCGGCTCTTATCGCACAGGGTGTGGATGTCACACAGGCCGATGTGTCGGCACGCGAGGGTGTGCTGGGGCTTGACGAGGAAGCCCCCTGGCCGGTGAACGGTTTCGATCTGGTCGTGAGCCTTGGCACGCTCGATACGGTGAACGATTTGCCGGGGGCCCTGATCCATATGCGCCATGCGCTGGCCCCGGGCGGGCTGGCGCTGATCAGCATGATGGCGGCGGGTAGCCTGCCGGTGCTGCGGTCGATCATGCTGGCTGCCGATGGGGATCGGCCTGCCGCGCGGATGCATCCCGCTGTCGATGTGCGCAGCGGCGCGCAATTGCTGCAAAGGGTGGGGCTGGCCAATCCCGTCGCCGATGCGCGCGGGCTGGATGTGCGGTTCGGCTCGCTGGGCGCTTTGGTTGGCGATCTGCGGGCTCAGGGGCTGGGCGCGGTGCTCAACGACACGGCGCCAGTTCTGGGCAAGCAGGCCTATGCCCGCGCTCAGGCAGCCTTTGCCGAGGCTGCCGATGAGGCAGGCCGCGTCACCGAGCATTTCGAGATTTTGACGCTTTCGGGCTGGCGCGCCTAGCGCGTGGGCGGGCTGGCGGCCCTAAGCCTTTAGCGCGGCCTGAGCCGCCGCCAGCCTCGCCACCGGCACGCGGTAGGGCGAGGCCGAAACGTAATCGAGCCTCTGCGCCAGGCAGAAAGCGATGGAGGCCGGATCGGCGCCATGTTCGCCGCACAGCCCCAAGTCCAGCGAAGGGTTGGCCTGGCGTCCCCTGTCCCGCGCCAGAGTGATCAGCGCGCCGACGCCCGCTTCATCCAGCGTGATAAAGGGGTCTGCCCCATAGATGCCGCGATCCACATAGCGGCCCATATAGCGCGCGGCATCATCACGCCCCATGCCCAGCGTGGTCTGGGTGAGGTCATTGCTGCCGAAGGAGAAAAACTCAGCCTCGCCCGCCAGCTCGCCTGCCATCAACGCAGCGCGGGGGACCTCGATCATGGCGCCCATCCGCCATGACAGCGTGATGCCCTTTTCAGCGAAAACCGCCTGTGCCGTTTCTTGCAATTGGCTCCGCACTTGCTCCAGCTCCGCCGCTGTCGTCACCAGCGGCACCATCACTTCGAGCTGCACCGGATCATCGGCGCCTGTGGTTTCGCAAGCCGCCTCGAACAGGGCGCGGGCCTGCATGGCGTAGAGTTCGGGATAGGCCAGCCCCAGACGGCATCCACGCAGCCCGAGCAGCGGATTGAACTCAAGCATCCCGCCCACCACGCGGCGCAATTTGTCGAGACTGAGCCCGATGCTTTCGGCCAGAGACGCCATATCCGCATCGCTTTCGGGCAAAAACCCGTGCAGCGGCAGATCCAGCAGGCGGATCGCAATGGGCAATCCGGCCATACCCTCGAAGATCGCGCGGAAATCCTCACGCTGCCAGTCAAGCAGCCGATCCAGAGCCTCCTGCCGGGCGGCTTCCTCCGGCGAGAGGATGAAGCGGCGCATCGCCTCGATGCGTTCGGCCTGAAAGAACATCGGTTCGGTGCGGCACAGGCCGATGCCTTGCGCGCCGAACTGAAGGGCGACGCGGCATTCGGCAGGCGTATCGGCATTGGCGCGCACGCCCAGATGCCGCCCGGTTTGCGCCATGACCTGATCGGCCCAACCCATCAGTATGGCGAAATCGCCGACCAGTTCGGAGCGGGTGAGCGGCACGCTGCCAGCCATCACCTCGCCGGTGGTGCCGTCGATGGTGATGGTGTCGCCTTCGCGCATCTGCCGTCCGCCGATGGAGAGGCTACGCTTGGCGGTATCAATCGAGATCGCCGCCGTGCCTGTGACGCAGGGGCGGCCCATGCTGCGGGCCACCACAGCGGCGTGGCTGGTCATGCCGCCGCGCGCCGTCAGGATGCCGACGGCGGCATGCATGCCGTGGATGTCCTCGGGGCTGGTTTCGACGCGGACCAGAATGACGGCCTCGCCGCGTTCGGCGCGTCTTTCGGCGGTTTCCGCGTCCAGCACGATGGCGCCCGAGGCCGCGCCCGGTGAGGCGGGCAGGCCCTTGGCCAGCAGATCGCGCGGCGCATCGGGGTCGAGCGTGGGGTGAAGCAGTTGTGCCAGCGCCATGGGTTCGATGCGCAGCAGGGCTTCTTCCTGCGTGATCAGGCCCTCGCTGACCATATCGCTGGCCATGCGCAGGGCGGCGGCGGCTGTGCGTTTGCCGCTGCGCGCCTGAAGCACCCAGAGGCGGCCTTGTTCGACGGTGAATTCGATGTCGAGCATATCGCGGAAATGCTTTTCCAGCGTGGTAAACAGGCCAGTAAGCTGGGTGAAAGCCTCGGGCATGGCCTCTTCCATGCTGAGCGGCTTGGCGCCTGCGGCTTCCCGCGCGGCGCGGGTGAGGTATTGCGGGGTGCGCAGGCCCGCGACCACATCCTCACCCTGAGCGTTGATCAGCCATTCGCCGAAGCATTGGCGCTCGCCGGTGGTCGGGTCGCGGGTGAAGGCGACGCCGGTGGCGCTCTGCTCGTCGCGGTTGCCGAAGACCATGGCCTGCACCGTCACCGCCGTGCCGAGGCTGGCGGAGATGCCGTTCAGACGGCGGTAGGTGCGGGCGCGCTCGCTTTCCCAACTGTCGAAAACGGCGGCGATGGCGCCCCAGAGTTGCGCGTCGACATCCTGCGGGAACGGTGCGCCGGTTTCGCTTTCGACAATGCTTTTGTATTCGGAGACCAGCGCCTTCCAGTGTTGAGCTTCCATCTCAACATCGGTGAAGAAGCCATTGTCTTCCTTGGCGATCTCTAGCGCGTCCTCGAAGAGGTAATGATCGACGCCCAGCGCTACATCGCCATAAATCTGGATAAAGCGGCGGTAGGAATCCCAGGCGAAACGGGCGTCTCCAGAAGCCTTGGCCAGCGCCTCCACCGTCACATCGTTGAGGCCCAGATCGAGCACCGTGTCCATCATGCCGGGCATGGAGACCGAGGCGCCGGAACGCACCGAGACCAGCAGCGGATGCTCGGCATCGCCAAAGCGGCGCCCAGTGGCGCTTTCCAGATGGGCGATGCCCTGCGCGACCTGTGCGCGCAAATCATCATCGATCACGCGGTCGCCACCGGCATAATGGGCGCAGATTTCGGTGGAGATGGTGAAGCCCGGCGGCACCGGCAAGCCGATGGCGGCCATCTGCGCCAGATTGGCGCCCTTGCCGCCGACCACAGCCTTGTCCTGCGCGCGCACATCCGTCGACTGCGCGCCGCCGCCGAAATGGAAGACGAACTCACCCACTCAGGCCATACCTCCCTGCCCGGCCATCCCCTGCCCCATGCCGTCCCCGTTGAGGGTTGGCATGGGAAAGAGGCTCGCGCCGAGGGTCAGCCTTCGATCCGCGAGAAATCGGCAACCTTGTGGACCGCGCCCCGGAAGGCGTCAAGCAAGGCAAGCCGCGCCGACCGTTTGGCCGGGTCGGCATCGTTGACCGTCACCGTATCGAAGAAAGCGTCGATCGGCGCGCGCAGCGTGGCCAGAGCGGCCATGGCGCCGGTGAAGTCCTCGGCCTCGACGGCGGCTTGCGCCTTGGGTCCGGCGGCGGCGAGGGCCTCGATCAGGGCCTTTTCATCGGCGTCGGGGGCGGGGTTGGTGGCGTCCTTGTCCCAGCCCTTCTTCTCCTCGGCCTTGAGGATGTTGGCCGCGCGCTTGTAACCGGCGAGCAAGTTGATGCCATCCTCGCTGGCGACAAAGGCCTGCAGCGCATGCACGCGAGCGAGCAGGCGGACCAGATCGTCCTCTCCGCCAAGGGCGAAGACGGCATCGATCAGATCGTGGCGGACGCCTGCTTCCTTCTGCTGGACCTTGAGGCGGTCGGCGAAGAAATCGACGACATCCCAGCCATCAGCAGGACGAAACTGCTCGATAATCAACGGATGTCCGGCAGCTTCGCGCTCACGCAGATAGGCTTCCTGATCAGGCGCTTCATCATAGGCCTGATAATACTTCAAATAGGACTGCCCATCCGCGAAATCTTGAATGGCAGAAAGCTGCCCCATCCTCTCCGCCGCAGCACGGCGAATGGCTTGGCTCATGCTCAACCGCGTGCCTTGTTCAATGAGACGCAGCACGCCCAAGGCAGCACGGCGCAAAGCAAACGGATCTTTCGATCCTGTCGGCTTCTCGCCAATGGCAAAGAACATCGCAATGCTGTCCAGCTTATCCGCCAGCGCCACACACACCGTCACCGGCGCGGTGGGCACATCATCGCCCTGCCCGACCGGCTTGTAGTGATCGCGGATGGCATCGGCGACCACATCGCCCAGACCTTCGGCGCGGGCGTAATAGCCGCCCATCAGGCCCTGCAGCTCGGGGAACTCGCCCACCATTTCGGTGACCAGATCGGCCTTGCACAGCTCCGCTGCCTGACGCGCCAGCACCGGATCGGCGCCCGGCACAATGCCTTCGCTCGCCAGCCATTCGGCCAGCTTGGCGACGCGAGCGACCTTGTCAGCCACGGTCCCCAGCTTTTCGTGGAAGGTGATGCGTTCCAGCTTTTTGGCCTGATCCGCCAAGGCAACCTTGCGGTCCTGCTGCCAGAAGAAGCGCGCGTCCGACAGGCGCGCGGCCAGCACCTTGCGGTTGCCCGCGACGATGCCCACGCCGCCATCGCTCGCCGCGATGTTGGCGGTGCAGACGAAGGCGTCGGCCAGCTTGCCGTCAGCGTCACGGCAGATGAAATACTTCTGGTTCACGCGCGCGGTGAGCTGGATCGTCTCGGGCGGCACTTCAAGGAACGCCTCGTCGAAGCGGCCCAGCAGCGGCACCGGCCATTCGGTCAGCCCTGCGTTCTCCACGACCAGACCTTCGTCCTCGACCAGCGTCAGGCCAGCGTCGGCAGCGACCTTGGTGGCGCCGGAGCGCACGATGCCCTGGCGCTCATCATGGTCCACCAGCACATGGGCGGCGCGCAGTTGGTCGGCATAGGTGTCGGCATTCTCGATGGCGATAGCGCCATGCGAGTGGAAGCGATGGCCGACAGTCTCGCGGCCAGCCGTGATGCCGCCGACTTCGCAGTCCACCACAGCGCCATCCAGCAGCGCGATGATGCCCTGCAAGGGGCGCACCCAGCGCAGGCTCTCCGGCGACAGCGAGGCGGCACCCCAGCGCTGCGACTTGGGCCAGCTGAAGCCGCGCACGATGGCGGGGATCGCCTCGGCCAGCACATCGGCGGTGGCGCGGCCCGGCTTTTCGGTGATGGCGAAGAACACGCCGTCACGTTCAGTAAGCTGTTCCTTGGTCAGGCCGGTCTTGCGCAGGAAGCCTGCCAGAGCCTGCTCGGGCGCAGAGGTTTTCGGTCCCTTCACTTCCTCGCTGACGGCTTCGGTGGCCACGGGCAGATCGCGCGCGATCAGCGCCAGACGGCGCGGCGTGGACCATACGGTCAGCGAACCCACCGAAACGCCGGCAGCGTTCAGGGCACCGCGAAACAGCTTTTCCAGTTCGGCGCGGGCGCCGGCTTGCATGCGCGCCGGGATTTCCTCGCTGCGCAGTTCGAGAAGAAACGTGCTCACTTGCTCCACCCCGGAAATTTCTCGGCCCATGCGGCCTCATTCTTCTCGATCCACGCCTGACAGGCGCCCTTGGCCAGATCGCGCACGCGGCCCATATAGCTGGCGCGCTCCTGCACGGAGATCACGCCGCGCGCCTGCAACAGGTTGAAGAGATGCGAGGCCTCGATGGCCTGATCGTAGGCAGCCAGCGGAATGTCAGCCTCGATGCAGCGCTTCGCCTCGGCCTCGGCGGCGGCAAAGCCCTTGAAGAGCGAGTCTGTGTCGGCGATCTCGAAATTGTACTTCGACATCTCCTGCTCATTCTTCAGGAAGACGTCGCCATAGCTGACGCCATCATTGTTGAAGCGCAGGTCATACACGCGGTCCACGCCCTGAATGTACATGGCGAGGCGCTCCAGACCATAGGTCAGCTCGCCCGCGACGGGCTTGCAGTCAAAGCCGCCCATCTGCTGGAAATAGGTGAACTGCGTCACCTCCATGCCGTCGCACCACACTTCCCAGCCCAGACCCCAGGCGCCCAGCGTGGGGCTTTCCCAGTCGTCCTCGACAAAGCGGATGTCATGCGCCAGCGGATCGACGCCGATGGCGGCCAGCGACTGCAGATACAGCTCCTGCAGGTTCTCCGGCGAGGGCTTGAGGATCACCTGATACTGGTAATAGTGCTGCAACCGGTTGGGGTTCTCGCCATAGCGGCCATCGGTCGGGCGACGGCTGGGCTGCACATAGGCGGCCTTCCACGGCTCCGGCCCCAGCGCGCGCAGGGTGGTGGCGGGGTGGAATGTGCCCGCGCCCACGCGCATGTCATAGGGCTGCAGGATCAGGCAGCCCTGTGCGCTCCAGAAATTGTGGAGGGTCAGGATCATGTCCTGAAAACTGAGTGGTTGTGTGCCGGAATGTTGCGCGCTCATGGGGCTAGGCCTTTGACGCAAGCGCATGCGCCGGTCAAGACGCGCGCAAGCTTGCGCATATTATCCAAAGATCAACCATGCCGGGCAATCGACAGGAGTGAAATCGCCATTATAGGCTGTAGGCCATGTTGACCTTGCTCCTGCGCCCGATCATCGCCCTTTTCGCCCTGCTGACCGCTCTGGTGGCGCCTGTGACACAGGCCGCGACCCAGCGCCTGCCCACGCCTCAGCCCAAGCGGCAGGTGGCGGCGCCCGCGCTGGTGCGCCCGGCCTTGTGGCGCGTGCAGCGCGGCAAGAGCGTGATCTATCTCTTCGGCACGGTGCATGCCCTGCCAAAGGATGTGCCATGGATGGACGGCAAGGTGGCCGATGTGACCGAGCAGGCCGATACGCTGGTCACCGAAATCCTCGACAAGGACCCTTCGGCGATGCGCAGCGTGGTGATGCAGACGGCAATGCTGCCTCAGGGCCAGACCTTGCGCGCCAGGCTTTCGCCCAAGAGCAAGGACGCGCTGGAAAAGCTGCTCGCCGCCGATGGGCTGCCCGCTTCCGCCTTCGATGCGTTTCGGCCCTGGTATGCGGCAGTGGCGCTCTCCACCATGCCGCTGTTGAAATCGGGCTATGATCCCACCCATGGCGTGGATGTGGTGCTTTCGGGCCGCTTCAAGGATGCCAAGAAAGCGCATGAGGCGCTGGAAACGCCGGAATATCAGCTCGGCCTGTTCAACCAGCTGCCCGAGGACGCCCAGATCCGCTATCTGGATGAAGTCCTGAAGGACGCCGACAAGATCCCCGACGATCTGGCCAAGATGATCAGGGAATGGAAAGCCGGTCACGCCGACGAACTGGCGCGACTGATGAATGAGGATGAGAGCGACCCCGTGCTGCTCAAGCTGCTGCTGATCGACCGCAACAAGGCGTGGGCGCGCTGGATCAGAGCGCGGCTGAACAAGCCGGGTACGGTGCTGCTGGCAGTGGGCGCAGGCCATCTGGCCGGCAAGGGCAGTGTGCAGGACCAGCTCGCCGGAATGGGCATCAAGGTGACCCGTGTTCAGTAAACCGCTTTGGCGGAATGCTGTTGCTTTAACGCTGGCGCTGCTGGCGGGGGCCTGTTCGCGCACCGATCCGGCCAATCCGGCGCTATGGCATGTGGAGGGACCCAACGGGCAGCAGGCATGGCTGTTCGGCACGATCCATGCCCTGCCCCGCCCCGTCGCATGGCGCACGGCGCGTGTGGATGCGGCTCTGGGGCAGGCCAATGTGCTGATGGTGGAGATCGCCGATCTCAACAATGATGGCGCCACACGGGCCATCTACAACCGCCTTGCTCATTCGCCGGATCAGCCGCCCATCGACACGCGGGTGCCGGAAAAACTGCGCCCTGCCCTTGGCCAGCTGCTCAGCAAGGCCGGACTGAAGCCCGACAGCCTTGGCGATACCGAGACATGGGCTGCTGCTCTGGCGCTGGGCCATGCCGCTCAGGGCGATGCGGAAGACGCCGCCAATGGCGTGGACCGCGCCCTGCTCTCGGCCAACCACCTGCCGGTCAGCGAATTGGAAGGCGCTCAAAAGCAGCTCGGCCTGTTCGACAGTCTGCCCGAAAGCGCCCAGCGCAGCATGCTGGCCAGCGTGATCGTCGATGCCCCCAAAGCCCCCGAGGAAACCAAGGCGCTGGAAGCGGCATGGCGCCGCGGCGATATGGGCTGGATCGGGGCGCAGACTTCCTCAGGCATGCTGGCCGATCCGGTGCTGCGCAATCAGCTTTACCTCAACCGCAACCGAGCTTGGGAAACGTCGATCACCGCCGCCATGGCCCATGGACAAAAGCCCTTCGTGGCGGTCGGCGCGGCCCATATGGCCGGGCCCGATGGCCTGCCCGCCCTGCTGGCCGCCCATGGCTACCGCGTCACCCGCGTGGAATAACCCCTCCCACGCTTGCCTTTTCCCGCCTTTACCGCTAAGGGCGCCCGCTTCCCGTCATGGTCATCCCTGGAGGCGTGGCGGGAACGTTAAAGTCTAACTGTATTTCGAAAGGCAAGTGTTATGAGCGATACGCTGACCCTGCCGGCCGAGACGCGTGCGAAGACTGGCAAGGGAGCCAGCCGCAGCCTGCGTCGTGAAGGCCGTGTGCCCGTGGTTGTTTATGGTGGCGGGGCCGAGCCCCTGGCCGTCCACGTCGAAGCCAAGGAACTGGTGCGCCAGCTGAACACTGGCAAGTTCTTTGATTCGGCGATCGAGATCGTTGTCGATGGCCAGACCATCAAGACGACCCCGAAGGACGTCGCCTTCCACCCGGTGACCGACCGCCCGCTGCACGCGGACTTCCTGCGCGCGTAAGCTGCGTGGGCATCCCTGAAAAGGGATGCATGACAAAGGCGGGAAAGATGGCCATAGCGGCGCATCTTTCCCGCCTTTCGTTTGTCCGGGGCGCTTTGTCTCCCGGCGTTTGATCTAATGGATTTTCGCCATGCAACTCTGGGTTGGGCTGGGTAACCCTGGCGACCAATACAAGATGAACCGGCACAATGTCGGCTTCATGGCCTGCGACGTGATCGCCGATATCCATCGTTTCGGCCCGGTGCAGAAGAAGTTTCAGGGCTGGGTGCAGGATGGCCGCATCGGCAGCGAGCGCGTGATCCTGCTCAAACCCGCCACCTACATGAACGAGAGCGGCCGCGCCGTGGCCGAGGCGATGCGCTTCTTCAAGCTGGACGTCTCCGCCCTCACCGTCTTCCATGACGAGCTGGACCTGCCGCCCATGAAGGTGAAGGTGAAGCGCGGCGGCGGCCATGCCGGGCACAATGGCCTGCGCTCGATCGACCAGCATATGGGGCCGGAGTTCCGCCGGATCCGGCTGGGCATCGGCCATCCGGGCCACAAGGACCGCGTCCACGGCCATGTGCTGGGCAATTACGCCAAGGCGGAAATCGACGATCTGGCCGATATGCTGGGCGCTGTCGCCTCGGAGGCCGAATGGCTGGCCAAGGGCGATGACGTTCGTTTTATGAACGATGTCTCGCTGCGGCTGGCCTGATGGAGCTGCGCGAAGCCCTTTTGCAGGACAGCCCGGCGATTGCCGCCCTGTGGCAGGCATGCGGGCTGACGCGGCCATGGAACGATCCGCTGGCCGATATCGCGCTGGCTCTGGGCAATGCCACCAGCACGATTCTGCTGGCCCATGATGGCGAAACGCTGATCGGCACGGTGATGGCAGGGTTTGAAGGGCATCGCGGCTGGATTTATTATCTTGCCACCTTGCCTGATCGGCGCGGGGAAGGCATCGCGGCGCAATTGCTGGAAACAGCGCAGGATTGGCTCGCGCAACTCGGCTGCCCCAAGGTGGAGCTGATGGTGCGCGAAGGAAATGAAGCCGCCGGGCTGTATGAACATCTCGGCTGGGACAAGCAGCCCGTGGCGGTCTACGCCCGGTGGCTCAGGAAGGACGTATAATGGGTTTCAAATGCGGTATCGTGGGCCTGCCCAATGTCGGCAAATCCACCCTGTTCAACGCGCTGACCGAAACGCAGGCGGCGCAGGCGGCGAACTATCCCTTCTGCACCATCGAGCCGAATGTGGGCCAGGTCGGCGTGCCCGACCCGCGTCTGGACAAGCTGGCCGAGATCGCCAGCAGCCAGAAGATCATCCCCACGCAGCTGTCCTTCGTGGATATCGCCGGTCTGGTGCGTGGTGCGTCGAAGGGCGAAGGTCTGGGCAACCAGTTCCTTGGCAACATCCGCGAGGTGGACGCCATCGTCCACGTCCTGCGCTGCTTCGAGAATGACGACATCCAGCATGTCGACAACCGCGTCGATCCGATTTCGGACGCCGAAACCGTCGAGATCGAGCTGATGCTCTCCGATCTGGAATCGCTGGAAAAGCGCGTTCCCGCAGCACAAAAGCGCGCCACCACCGGCGGCGACAAGGAGGCCAAGATCGTCGCTTCCGTGCTGGGTCAGGCGCTGGAACTGCTGCGCGAAGGCAAGCCCGCCCGCCTCACCGAGCCCAAGGATGAGGATGAGGCCCGCGTCTTCGCTCAGGCCCAGCTGCTGACCGCCAAGCCGGTGCTCTATGTCTGCAACGTCGAGGAAGAAAGCGCAGCCACCGGCAACGCCTTCTCCGAGAAGGTCTTCGCCAAGGCCAAGGCCGAAGGCGCCACCGCCGTCATCGTCTCGGCCGCCATCGAGGCCGATCTGGTCGGCATGGACGCAGAAGAGCGCACCGAATTCCTCGGCGAACTGGGCCTGAAGGAAACCGGTCTGG includes the following:
- a CDS encoding GNAT family acetyltransferase — its product is MELREALLQDSPAIAALWQACGLTRPWNDPLADIALALGNATSTILLAHDGETLIGTVMAGFEGHRGWIYYLATLPDRRGEGIAAQLLETAQDWLAQLGCPKVELMVREGNEAAGLYEHLGWDKQPVAVYARWLRKDV
- the ychF gene encoding redox-regulated ATPase YchF translates to MGFKCGIVGLPNVGKSTLFNALTETQAAQAANYPFCTIEPNVGQVGVPDPRLDKLAEIASSQKIIPTQLSFVDIAGLVRGASKGEGLGNQFLGNIREVDAIVHVLRCFENDDIQHVDNRVDPISDAETVEIELMLSDLESLEKRVPAAQKRATTGGDKEAKIVASVLGQALELLREGKPARLTEPKDEDEARVFAQAQLLTAKPVLYVCNVEEESAATGNAFSEKVFAKAKAEGATAVIVSAAIEADLVGMDAEERTEFLGELGLKETGLARIIRAGYDLLGLLTFFTVGPKEARAWTVHKGAKGPQAAGAIHTDFERGYIRAETIAYDDYVTLGGESAAREAGKLRQEGKDYVVKDGDVLHFKFNV